One region of Gorilla gorilla gorilla isolate KB3781 chromosome 13, NHGRI_mGorGor1-v2.1_pri, whole genome shotgun sequence genomic DNA includes:
- the CCL21 gene encoding C-C motif chemokine 21 has product MAQSLALSLLILVLAFGIPRTQGSDGGAQDCCLKYSQRKIPAKVVRSYRKQEPSLGCSIPAILFLPRKRSQAELCADPKELWVQQLMQHLDKTPSPQKPAQGCRKDRGASKTAKKGKGSKGCKRTERSQTPKGP; this is encoded by the exons ATGGCTCAGTCACTGGCTCTGAGCCTCCTTATCCTGGTTCTGGCCTTTGGCATCCCCAGGACCCAAG GCAGTGATGGAGGGGCTCAGGACTGTTGCCTCAAGTACAGCCAAAGGAAGATTCCCGCCAAGGTTGTCCGCAGCTACCGGAAGCAGGAACCAAGCTTAGGCTGCTCCATCCCAGCTATCCT GTTCTTGCCCCGCAAGCGCTCTCAGGCAGAGCTATGTGCAGACCCAAAGGAGCTCTGGGTGCAGCAGCTGATGCAGCATCTGGACAAGACACCATCCCCACAGAAACCAGCCCAGGGCTGCAGGAAGGACAGGGGGGCCTCCAAGACTGCCAAGAAGGGAAAGGGCTCCAAAGGCTGCAAGAG GACTGAGCGGTCACAGACCCCTAAAGGGCCATAG
- the LOC101133314 gene encoding protein SPATA31F1, translating into MLSPTFVLWEVGYPLYIYGSIFIVIVIIWQVKRSHHELSSEPKRSCCRCHQKVRQRARDAASTARRHSREEAEKPQKLLSVIKSQGWLPLEGSVRRILCADPCCQICNSVALEIQQLLVGENNQISLTLSEPLQGSPCLEMLSTSSMSLDQSLEFRSWHTRELSLSSVTPTLSQLTDQKSLTQSAAQSTYADGIQDYWADHLQLGQEFQVPDVLRGPNTIASSRLEKPRAPLNQEEMMQSNPSLVQGNQGQHHLNSQVSLLSLNPETLNRMHPMALHMVLPAHLPFLSPEVLRLLEVHVKKWMHFQRWGLPRRVEESLRQLMPNPPLYYQPGNDQPVSFNLKNTPQVSLHRFETISLQTWCSCVSGQPIQTFWVSEWSNMNPEQRHHCQQSPNPMALALPSPALKALSGPHPQSGGQDNDSGSDLQQKYSQLFCGLPSLHSESLVATFMGSQGLPKIENVPKPPLKDPFLFNELSFPQLLPKTSPQSAPPSSPLSPNWVSPSDHQRAQINVPFLTLAEYEALEWHLLQRQLQLQWGWPAALQRSQHTQCLMQHEPCGKAQSPETTTASQTGKSISVLTRELLFFPEHAWKLLEFHIQKQLIHHRWGLPQKIQQSIQLLLTSTDQQTVSCSSTALANVSIPQPVALEANGACDVLPPIAAPVSIPMPHLLTQVKAILQNHIDSKCGQIHQGKIPACVHRSWDCRISGVLAVAPLTCIPESQFLVLQTASDPDLHHKVMPWMPTALDQQQQALPGTVTEHPKLLQVLSVEAIEKLETTLRHKHLAFLSGLPALYYVALPRALAPAVTSQSVITEMVPSPVEIPAEPLIQMVSFEEQCISLGPCPQGNKESCTDVAKEFQPAVPVKGTMETLPLESQTHPTSPHSLQTHILTKLNFHLRKKVLEIQWGIPIRARKSREQTAAAPENISTQKSLESLNHQGETLLQELPIPPDTLPAPNPEGVHLKEQLANDLKAVQQNQKQSNSKAVPQGSAHSVSKISQPSGDMTEAHMLCVQVEANVNKPSLEEPWGPVPQSPGKSKDPAHVPMLAGNREDPEETKASREHREGDAGFGCSSTREERRPAEDQRPAGMLPNKTPQGSWRWSRSFHLADPCQHSPQHHPQLKLPQLPPRVPGEKESEKDLQDSQTKLTVILEPATIPENAQTVVPQASQGQPFLSQPTQAKPLQGQTLQGQVLHGLVMPAHAQKKPSLPESSFRNKIKCFLQHINPKTKGKGHEDSMFSAAAKVAKTRKENVAKSLAPAKSPVGRSKTEKPTGCSEAQSRPAQKLVGPAFLDGPQSLDDKLRLHSRHPGSASALGYPRHCPRHCPREACATKPGHPT; encoded by the exons ATGTTGAGCCCTACTTTTGTTCTGTGGGAAGTTGGATATCCCTTATACATCTATGGCTCCATCTTCATCGTTATTGTAATTATCTGGCAAGTGAAAAGGAGCCACCATGAATTGAGTTCAGAACCTAAAAGGAGCTGCTGCCGG TGTCACCAAAAAGTCAGGCAAAGAGCTAGAGATGCAGCATCAACAG CTAGGAGACATTCCCGGGAAGAAGCTGAGAAGCCACAGAAGCTGCTCTCCGTCATTAAAAG CCAGGGCTGGCTTCCTCTGGAGGGAAGTGTGCGGCGAATCCTGTGTGCAGATCCCTGCTGCCAAATCTGCAATTCTGTGGCTCTGGAGATTCAGCAATTGCTGGTGGGTGAGAACAACCAGATCTCCCTGACTTTATCGGAGCCATTGCAGGGCTCCCCTTGCCTAGAGATGCTGTCTACGTCTAGTATGTCTTTAGATCAGAGTCTGGAGTTTcgttcctggcacaccagagagCTTTCACTGTcatctgtaaccccaacactgTCACAATTAACAGATCAGAAATCTTTAACCCAGTCAGCTGCCCAGTCAACGTACGCAGATGGCATACAAGATTACTGGGCTGATCACCTCCAGCTAGGGCAGGAATTTCAAGTGCCAGATGTGCTCCGGGGCCCAAACACCATAGCTTCTTCAAGGCTTGAGAAGCCAAGGGCTCCACTGAACCAGGAGGAGATGATGCAGAGCAACCCCAGCCTTGTCCAGGGAAACCAAGGCCAGCATCACTTGAATTCCCAGGTCTCCTTGCTGTCCCTGAACCCAGAAACCCTGAACCGGATGCATCCGATGGCCTTGCATATGGTCCTCCCTGCCCACCTGCCATTTCTCAGTCCTGAAGTGCTGAGGCTTCTTGAGGTACATGTTAAAAAATGGATGCATTTCCAGAGGTGGGGGCTCCCAAGACGTGTGGAGGAGTCCCTGAGGCAGCTTATGCCAAACCCACCATTGTATTACCAACCTGGAAATGACCAGCCAGTTTCTTTCAACCTGAAGAATACTCCTCAGGTCTCTCTTCATAGATTTGAGACCATTTCCCTCCAGACCTGGTGTTCATGTGTGTCTGGCCAGCCCATCCAGACCTTCTGGGTTTCTGAATGGTCCAATATGAACCCAGAACAAAGACACCACTGTCAGCAAAGTCCAAACCCTATGGCTCTAGCCTTGCCCTCTCCAGCCCTTAAAGCCCTAAGTGGCCCCCATCCACAGTCTGGGGGACAAGATAATGACTCAGGGAGTGATCTCCAGCAGAAATACAGCCAGCTATTCTGTGGGCTCCCTTCTCTGCATAGTGAGTCCCTGGTTGCCACTTTCATGGGATCTCAAGGCCTTCCCAAGATTGAAAATGTGCCCAAGCCCCCCTTGAAGGATCCTTTTCTCTTCAATGAGCTCTCCTTCCCCCAACTGCTCCCTAAAACTTCACCCCAGTCAGCCCCACCCTCTTCCCCACTTTCCCCAAATTGGGTGTCTCCATCTGACCATCAACGAGCTCAGATCAATGTCCCATTTCTGACTCTGGCCGAGTATGAAGCCTTGGAGTGGCACCTGCTACAGAGGCAACTCCAGCTTCAGTGGGGCTGGCCAGCTGCCCTCCAGAGGTCTCAGCACACCCAGTGCCTCATGCAGCATGAGCCCTGTGGCAAAGCTCAGTCTCCTGAGACCACGACAGCTTCCCAGACAGGGAAGTCCATCTCAGTGCTCACCAGGGAACTACTCTTCTTCCCGGAGCATGCCTGGAAGCTGCTGGAATTCCACATCCAGAAACAGTTGATTCACCATCGCTGGGGCCTGCCTCAGAAGATCCAGCAGTCCATCCAGTTGCTCCTTACCTCCACTGACCAGCAGACTGTGTCCTGCAGCAGCACAGCCCTAGCCAACGTGAGCATCCCCCAGCCTGTAGCCCTAGAGGCCAACGGGGCTTGCGATGTGCTGCCACCCATTGCGGCCCCAGTGTCCATCCCCATGCCACACTTGTTAACTCAGGTCAAGGCAATACTGCAGAACCACATCGACTCCAAATGTGGACAAATCCACCAGGGCAAGATCCCCGCCTGTGTACACAGGTCCTGGGACTGCAGAATTTCTGGGGTCCTGGCAGTGGCTCCTTTAACCTGCATTCCAGAAAGCCAGTTCCTGGTACTGCAGACAGCAAGTGACCCAGACCTGCATCACAAAGTTATGCCCTGGATGCCAACGGCCCTTGATCAGCAGCAACAGGCTTTACCAGGTACTGTCACTGAACACCCTAAGCTGCTCCAAGTCTTGTCTGTGGAAGCCATTGAGAAACTGGAGACAACTTTACGGCACAAGCATCTGGCCTTCCTGTCGGGGCTGCCTGCTCTGTATTATGTGGCGctccccagggccctggccccgGCAGTCACTAGCCAATCTGTCATCACAGAGATGGTGCCTAGTCCTGTGGAAATCCCAGCAGAGCCTCTGATTCAGATGGTTTCATTTGAAGAACAGTGTATAAGTCTTGGGCCATGCCCTCAAGGCAACAAGGAGAGTTGTACAGACGTTGCAAAAGAGTTCCAGCCTGCAGTGCCAGTAAAAGGAACAATGGAGACGCTGCCTCTAGAAAGCCAGACGCATCCTACTAGCCCCCACTCACTCCAGACACATATCTTGACCAAACTAAATTTCCACCTGAGAAAAAAGGTCCTAGAGATACAATGGGGAATTCCCATTAGGGCAAGGAAGTCCAGGGAACAAACTGCTGCAGCACCAGAGAACATATCCACACAGAAGTCTCTTGAAAGTCTAAACCACCAAGGGGAGACATTGCTCCAGGAACTGCCCATCCCACCAGACACTCTTCCTGCCCCTAATCCAGAAGGGGTTCACCTTAAAGAACAGCTGGCCAATGACTTGAAGGCAGTGCAGCAGAACCAAAAGCAATCCAATTCCAAAGCAGTACCCCAGGGTTCTGCCCACTCGGTCTCCAAGATCTCACAACCCAGTGGGGACATGACAGAGGCCCACATGCTTTGTGTTCAGGTAGAGGCCAATGTGAACAAACCCAGCCTGGAGGAACCCTGGGGCCCTGTGCCCCAAAGCCCTGGCAAGAGCAAGGACCCAGCCCATGTCCCCATGCTAGCAGGAAACAGAGAGGACCCAGAGGAAACCAAAGCATCCAGGGAACACAGAGAAGGGGATGCGGGGTTTGGGTGCTCCTCAACCAGAGAAGAGAGACGCCCTGCTGAAGACCAGAGGCCAGCAGGGATGCTTCCAAACAAGACACCCCAAGGGTCCTGGCGATGGAGCCGTAGCTTTCATCTTGCTGATCCCTGTCAACACAGCCCCCAGCATCACCCTCAGCTTAAGCTCCCACAGCTACCTCCACGAGTCCCTGGGGAGAAAGAGTCTGAGAAGGACCTGCAAGACAGTCAAACCAAGCTAACTGTCATCCTTGAACCAGCGACAATTCCTGAGAATGCCCAGACTGTGGTGCCCCAGGCTTCACAGGGTCAGCCTTTCCTGAGCCAACCAACTCAGGCTAAGCCTTTGCAGGGCCAAACTTTGCAAGGCCAGGTTTTGCATGGGCTGGTGATGCCAGCCCATGCTCAAAAGAAGCCCAGCCTTCCAGAGTCTagcttcagaaataaaattaaatgttttctgcAGCATATTAACCCCAAGACAAAAGGCAAAGGGCATGAGGACTCCATGTTCTCAGCCGCTGCGAAGGTggccaaaaccagaaaagaaaatgttgcaaaGAGCCTGGCTCCAGCCAAGAGCCCTGTGGGGAGAAGTAAGACGGAGAAGCCGACAGGTTGCTCCGAGGCCCAATCTCGTCCTGCTCAGAAGCTGGTGGGCCCAGCCTTCTTGGATGGTCCCCAATCCCTAGACGATAAGCTCCGGCTGCACTCCAGACACCCTGGCTCTGCCTCAGCCCTGGGCTACCCCCGCCACTGCCCTCGTCACTGTCCTCGAGAGGCTTGTGCCACCAAACCAGGGCACCCAACCTAG